In Poecilia reticulata strain Guanapo linkage group LG1, Guppy_female_1.0+MT, whole genome shotgun sequence, one genomic interval encodes:
- the LOC103461714 gene encoding uncharacterized protein LOC103461714 — translation MMQPFSMTVPIENSDLDELPESLWAKHKYDVGLIKGCEPVVITPKSDYRPCQKQYPLKPEAVSGIRPIFDSLLDAGVIVPCPNSPVRTPLFPVKKIRPQGTPDEWRFVQDLQMVNRSVIARAPLMPNPHTILSHIPSNATHFSVVDLSNAFFSVPVHPDSQFWFAFEFDGKPYTFTRLCQGYTESPTIFNSALKQSLDDLHLSDGSVLLQYVDDLLICSPNEKQCXEDTLKLLYHLNEKGHKVSRSKLQYVREQVIFLGHIITKNXHSLSPQXVXAVQKIPKPRTKKQMMSFLGITSYCRNFIPNYSNLEAPLSSLIYGCGLTAHSIIAWTPEAEEAFEVLKRTLLSAPALALPDPNKPYVQMVDEKGGFMSSVLLQSHGDKLRPVAYYSSKLDPVAAGLPGCLRAVAAAEKAVLASRDIVGYSPLTVHVPHSVSIILLEQKTSHLSAARWLRYSSILLDMPNITVKRCTVLNPATLLPTEEDGEPHDCSSVLNIVCTPRPDLTDMPLANPDFVFFVDGSSFRSDTGINHVGYAVCTEFEIVSSGPLPPHFSAQTAELVALTEACKLAKGKRLTVYTDSRYAFGIVHDYGXIWKHRSFLKSDGKFILNATQVAELLXAILLPKEIAVVKCSAHTGXSDFVSRGNAAADAAAKAGALKPLHVCSTNLCLPSPSEVTLHEMQSFSTDAEKRIWRKDDCVYTDDGGWCXLDGRPCLPKHFFPWFAKWAHGLDHVSKTGMLAAVKQRWYTKGFSVTAENFCKKCHICAAHNSTRTLVIPQAAHSPPDWPFQHLMMDFIELTPSEGKRYCLVVVDMFSKYVEAFPTKKADSSAVAKALLTEIIPRWGIPDLISSDNGTHFVNQALKDISTLFGFKLKTHCAYHPQSGGAVERENGTLKNKLAKCCEETGLSWPKALPLVLMYMRMRTRARABLSPFEILFGRPATTGGETSKNMYILTTNTMENSMLEYCKSLSQSLSVSHQAVKAALPLVADKPLHPFKPGQWVLVKDTRRRHWKSRRWLGPYIILLTTHTAIKVEGRAAWIHASQCKLLTAGPPSEGPDKGDDRTPS, via the coding sequence ATGATGCAGCCTTTTTCTATGACAGTCCCCATTGAAAATTCTGATTTGGATGAACTTCCTGAAAGTTTGTGggcaaaacacaaatatgatgTGGGACTTATTAAAGGTTGTGAACCTGTTGTAATAACTCCTAAATCTGACTACAGGCCCTGTCAGAAACAGTACCCATTAAAACCTGAAGCTGTGTCGGGGATCCGGCCAATTTTTGACTCCTTATTGGACGCTGGAGTTATTGTGCCGTGTCCAAATTCACCTGTGAGAACACCTTTGTTTCCAGTGAAAAAGATTCGTCCTCAAGGAACTCCAGATGAATGGAGATTTGTACAAGATTTACAAATGGTTAATCGAAGTGTAATAGCCAGAGCTCCTTTAATGCCAAATCCCCATACTATTTTGTCACATATACCATCAAATGCTACACATTTTTCCGTGGTTGACTTGTCAAATGCTTTCTTCTCTGTGCCTGTACACCCAGACAGCCAATTTTGGTTTGCTTTTGAGTTTGATGGGAAGCCATACACCTTTACTCGCTTGTGTCAAGGCTACACAGAAAGTCCAACTATTTTCAATAGTGCTTTGAAACAATCTCTTGATGATCTGCACTTAAGTGATGGCTCAGTGCTTCTGCAATATGTAGATGACCTTTTAATYTGCAGYCCAAATGAGAAGCAATGTRGGGAGGATACTTTGAAATTGTTATATCACCTGAATGAAAAGGGTCATAAGGTCTCTCGTTCAAAATTGCAGTATGTGAGGGAACAGGTTATTTTTCTGGGTCATATTATTACTAAAAATASCCATTCACTSTCTCCTCAGCRAGTTGWAGCTGTYCAGAAAATTCCAAAACcaagaacaaagaaacaaatgatgTCATTCTTGGGAATAACTTCCTACTGTAGGAATTTCATTCCTAACTACTCAAATCTTGAGGCTCCACTTTCTTCTCTGATTTATGGGTGTGGCCTCACAGCTCACAGCATCATTGCCTGGACACCGGAAGCTGAGGAAGCGTTTGAGGTGTTGAAAAGGACACTACTTAGTGCTCCTGCTTTGGCTCTGCCTGACCCTAACAAGCCATATGTGCAGATGGTGGATGAAAAGGGGGGATTCATGTCATCTGTTTTGTTGCAATCACACGGTGACAAGCTCCGTCCTGTGGCCTACTACTCTTCTAAGCTTGATCCAGTTGCAGCAGGACTTCCTGGCTGCCTCCGAGCTGTGGCTGCAGCAGAGAAAGCTGTTTTAGCCTCACGTGACATTGTAGGCTACAGCCCCTTGACTGTTCATGTTCCTCATTCTGTTTCCATTATCTTGCttgaacaaaaaacatcacatcTTTCTGCAGCACGTTGGCTTCGTTACTCATCTATTTTGTTAGATATGCCAAACATTACAGTTAAACGCTGTACTGTACTGAATCCAGCCACACTGTTGCCAacagaggaggatggagagcCACATGACTGCTCCTCTGTTTTAAACATTGTCTGTACACCACGACCTGACTTAACAGACATGCCTCTTGCTAACcctgactttgttttctttgtggatGGTTCCTCCTTCAGATCAGATACGGGGATAAATCATGTGGGCTATGCTGTGTGTACTGAATTTGAAATAGTTTCTTCTGGGCCGCTtccgccacacttttcagcacARACAGCTGAGCTTGTGGCACTAACAGAAGCATGTAAATTGGCAAAAGGCAAGCGTTTAACAGTTTATACGGACTCAAGATATGCATTTGGAATAGTTCATGATTATGGARCAATTTGGAAACATCGTTCCTTTTTGAAATCAGATGGGAAATTTATCTTAAATGCCACCCAGGTAGCAGAGTTATTAGRTGCTATTCTGCTTCCCAAAGAAATAGCTGTTGTGAAATGCTCTGCCCACACAGGCYTCTCTGACTTTGTTTCTAGAGGGAATGCagctgcagatgctgctgcaAAGGCCGGTGCATTAAAACCATTACATGTCTGCTCCACTAACCTTTGCCTACCCTCACCTTCAGAGGTCACATTGCATGAAATGCAGTCCTTTTCAACTGATGCTGAGAAGCGTATCTGGAGGAAAGATGATTGTGTTTACACAGATGATGGGGGATGGTGTAGKTTGGATGGAAGACCATGCCtaccaaaacatttctttccCTGGTTTGCTAAGTGGGCACATGGCTTAGATCATGTGTCGAAAACTGGAATGCTTGCGGCAGTAAAGCAAAGATGGTATACAAAAGGTTTTTCTGTGACGGCAGAAAATTTTTGtaagaaatgtcacatttgtgcAGCTCACAATTCAACTAGAACTTTAGTGATCCCACAAGCAGCACATTCACCTCCAGATTGGCCATTTCAGCATTTGATGATGGATTTTATTGAACTAACACCTTCTGAAGGGAAAAGGTATTGCTTAGTGGTGGTAGATATGTTTTCTAAGTATGTTGAGGCCTTCCCcacaaaaaaagcagacagCAGTGCTGTAGCAAAAGCTTTGTTGACAGAAATTATTCCTCGATGGGGAATACCTGACCTTATTTCAAGTGATAATGGAACACATTTTGTAAACCAGGCGTTAAAAGACATAAGCACATTGTTTGGGTTTAAATTAAAGACACACTGTGCGTATCATCCACAGTCAGGAGGAGCTGTAGAACGTGAGAATGGCACGCTTAAAAACAAATTGGCAAAATGTTGTGAAGAAACAGGATTGTCCTGGCCAAAAGCTTTACCCTTGGTTTTGATGTACATGAGAATGAGGACTAGAGCAAGAGCTRATCTAAGCccttttgaaattttgtttgGTAGACCTGCAACAACTGGAGGAGAAACCAgcaaaaatatgtacatactAACTACTAATACCATGGAAAATAGTATGTTAGAGTATTGTAAGTCTCTGTCacagtctctctctgtgtccCACCAGGCCGTGAAAGCTGCCCTTCCTCTTGTGGCTGATAAACCTTTACACCCTTTTAAACCTGGCCAGTGGGTTTTGGTGAAGGACACACGCAGACGGCACTGGAAGTCCAGACGGTGGTTGGGGCCTTATATCATCCTGCTGACTACACACACTGCAATAAAGGTCGAAGGACGAGCTGCCTGGATTCACGCCAGCCAGTGTAAACTGCTCACCGCAGGACCACCATCTGAGGGTCCAGACAAAGGAGACGACAGAACCCCCTCCTAA